One Triticum dicoccoides isolate Atlit2015 ecotype Zavitan chromosome 4B, WEW_v2.0, whole genome shotgun sequence genomic window carries:
- the LOC119292939 gene encoding uncharacterized protein LOC119292939, translated as MGHGTGGVAQGVGLLLPYASLLCPQRIVAAHVSSPPASIPAAVTTCSDLATPGSSIEGGNGGGGHEKAVLFRLFGVEVSSAEEDDAGLMELKQSTSMPNLASIKPDSAAQRVICECKLKLRNCVETEKLRNSKLSYTAIKGLLKYWLIRNSTKEVMCLGELEEILEATQPAEFQKCTVPLFRQIAGCLNNSHFQKIVLGMAVNRGCYIGQSQSLNISMGQVNSGKLTSLHFHAWSKVWKAQATPKCKLFAWLVLHGRILTVENLAILKLYLQRWVGEEIIDAQAM; from the exons ATGGGACACGGCACGGGCGGCGTGGCCCagggggtcggcctcctcctcccctacgcCTCTCTCCTCTGCCCCCAGCGCATAGTCGCGGCGCACGTCTCTTCCCCTCCCGCGTCCATCCCGGCGGCGGTGACGACTTGCAG CGACCTCGCAACCCCCGGCTCCTCCATCGAGGGAGGAAATGGAGGAGGAGGGCACGAGAAGGCGGTGCTCTTCAGGCTGTTCGGCGTTGAGGTCAGCAGTGCAGAGGAGGATGACGCAGGGCTCATGGAGCTGAAGCAGAGCACCAGCATGCCcaacctcgcctccatcaaacccgatTCTGCCGCCCAGCGAG TGATTTGTGAGTGCAAATTGAAACTGAGAAACTGTGTTGAAACTGAGAAACTGAGAAACT CCAAGCTTTCATACACAGCTATCAAGGGCCTACTGAAATATTGGCTCATCAGAAACAGCACCAAGGAGGTGATGTGTTTGGGAGAGTTGGAAGAGATACTAGAAGCTACACAGCCTGCAGAGTTTCAGAAATGCACGGTTCCTCTTTTCCGCCAGATTGCAGGTTGTCTGAATAATTCTCACTTTCAG AAAATTGTTCTTGGCATGGCTGTCAATCGTGGCTGCTACATTGGTCAAAGCCAGAGCCTTAACATCAGCATGGGTCAAGTCAACTCGGGGAAGCTAACTTCACTGCACTTCCACGCCTGGTCCAAG GTTTGGAAAGCACAAGCCACCCCCAAATGCAAGCTCTTCGCCTGGCTTGTCCTGCATGGAAGAATCCTCACGGTGGAAAACCTGGCAATCCTG AAACTGTACTTGCAAAGGTGGGTTGGAGAGGAAATTATCGATGCTCAAGCCATGTGA